The Terriglobales bacterium genome contains the following window.
CTGTTGAGGCAGTTGGAGAGGGTGACGTCGATGATGCGGTAGATGCCGCCGAAGGTGACGGCGGGCTTGGCGCGGTCGCGGGTGAGGGGATAGAGGCGCTCCCCCGCTCCGCCGGCCATGACGATCCCCAGCGTGTCTTTCATCGAACCCGATCCTGAAAAACGCTGCCGCCGCGGGCGCTCCGGGCTGCGGCGGCGGCTGTGCGCGCCGTCGCCCGATGGTACCACAGGCAAAATCAGGAGGCAGGAGGCAGGGGGCAGGGGGCAGGAGGCAAAAAGGCCGGTGCCGGCCTCACTTGGGAGGAGGGTTGCGGTTCTCTTCCTCGGCGGAGTTGCGGATGGCCAGTTCGGCCCAGATGGAGTCCAGCAGCTCGATCTGCTTGCGCTGGTCCTTGCGGTCCAGGTACCAGAGCAGGACCTCCAGGCCTCCGAGGGCCAGGATGATGACCAATGCCTCCAGCATAAGCGCCTCCTGCCCAGGCCGCGCCGGGCGGAGGCGCGGGCGGGCCTACGAAGTCAGGCGGAAGTCCACCACGATCTCGGTCTCCACCTCCACCGGCTCATTGTTCAGCAGGTAGGGCTTGTAGCGCCACTGCTTGACGGCATCGAGGGCCGACTGGATGAGCATGGGGTGGCCGCTGACCACGTGCAGGTTCTCGATGGTGCCTTCGCGCGAAATGACGGCGTGCAGCACCACCTGGCCCTGCACCCGGGCCACCTTGGCCATGGGCGGATACACCGGCTCCACCTTGGAGATCAGCAGGCCGCGGGAGACCCCCTGGGAAACGCGGATGCGGGTCGCCACCGGGACGCGCACGCCTTCCGGCACCTTGGCGGTCGAGCCGATGATGCCGCCCAGCACTCCGCCCAGGGTCCCGCCGGGGATGCCGCCGGGGACACCGCCCACCACCCCACCGGTGCTGGAGAGCGGGGGCGGGGCCTCGGACTCGGTGATCATCTTGACCTTCTCCGGGATGCGGGTGGGAGTGCGCAGGCGGCCGTTCAGGATGTCGCTCTCCACCTTGACCACGCTGCGGATCTGCTCGGCGGCGGCGGGCGCCGGCGGCGGGGGCGGAGGCGGCGGGGCCACCAGGAAGCTCATCAGCTGCTGCCGCGGCAGGTCCTGGATGAAGACCAGGGGCAGCAGGATCATGAAGCCCACGGCCAGCACCTGCAGCACGAAGGAGAGCATCACCGTCCAGCCGGTGCGGGTCTTGAGGCGGCCCGAAGACTCGACCAGGCTGTCGTCGAACAGCTCGCGCACGCGCGCGGGCGCGGCCACCACCTGAAACTGCCGTTCTTCTTCTGGGATGGGGTACTTCCTGGCTGGCGTTGCCATGGGACACCTCCCCGCTCTC
Protein-coding sequences here:
- a CDS encoding energy transducer TonB: MATPARKYPIPEEERQFQVVAAPARVRELFDDSLVESSGRLKTRTGWTVMLSFVLQVLAVGFMILLPLVFIQDLPRQQLMSFLVAPPPPPPPPAPAAAEQIRSVVKVESDILNGRLRTPTRIPEKVKMITESEAPPPLSSTGGVVGGVPGGIPGGTLGGVLGGIIGSTAKVPEGVRVPVATRIRVSQGVSRGLLISKVEPVYPPMAKVARVQGQVVLHAVISREGTIENLHVVSGHPMLIQSALDAVKQWRYKPYLLNNEPVEVETEIVVDFRLTS